In a genomic window of Bacillota bacterium:
- the avd gene encoding diversity-generating retroelement protein Avd, which translates to MIYYGYQALRHFPKSERHTSAAEIKKCMFRVRRLIITANKRFYKKNTLEELDIEKTVLMYHLRQAKNLGFLPFKKYTIWIGMLEEIGRMIGGWFKTIKK; encoded by the coding sequence ATGATTTATTATGGCTATCAAGCTTTACGTCACTTTCCTAAATCGGAAAGACATACCTCCGCCGCTGAAATAAAGAAGTGTATGTTCAGAGTCCGTAGGCTAATAATCACAGCAAATAAAAGGTTTTACAAAAAGAACACCTTAGAAGAATTAGATATTGAAAAAACCGTGCTAATGTATCATTTGAGACAGGCTAAAAATCTAGGTTTTTTGCCATTTAAAAAGTATACAATTTGGATTGGTATGCTGGAGGAAATAGGTCGAATGATAGGCGGTTGGTTTAAAACAATTAAGAAATAA
- a CDS encoding RNA-dependent DNA polymerase has product MKTFSNLYPSVYSFENLERAYIKARRSKRFQNEVLRFSFNLEENLIQIQNELIYKSFETGRYRFFYVYDPKTRLVASLPFKDRVVQHALCNILEPLFELRFIFDSYACRKGKGMHAGANRATHFLRETRRKWGNVYCLKCDIEKYFPSINHAILKSIIRRRISCVDTLWLIDGIIDSSSDDGNARKRGLPIGNLTSQLWANVYLDILDHFVKEVLRERYYIRYMDDFIILGASKSHLWEVKYEIERFLDEYLSLRLNGKTGIAPIEQSIDFLGYRIWPTHRRLRKSSKKRMKRKLKAFQRKYKNNEMEFDQINACIQSWLGHARHCNSYSLRKKLLNNTIFTKK; this is encoded by the coding sequence ATTAAAACATTTAGCAATCTTTACCCAAGTGTATATAGCTTTGAGAACCTTGAGCGAGCGTATATTAAGGCTCGGCGCTCCAAGAGGTTCCAAAACGAGGTATTGCGCTTTTCCTTTAATCTTGAAGAAAATTTAATACAGATTCAAAATGAATTGATATATAAGAGTTTTGAAACAGGTCGCTATAGGTTTTTCTATGTGTACGACCCCAAAACGCGACTGGTGGCCTCCCTCCCTTTCAAGGATCGTGTGGTGCAGCATGCTCTTTGTAATATATTAGAACCATTATTTGAGCTACGATTTATATTCGATAGTTATGCCTGCAGAAAGGGTAAGGGGATGCATGCAGGCGCAAACCGGGCAACTCACTTTCTAAGGGAAACAAGGCGTAAATGGGGTAATGTTTACTGTTTAAAATGTGATATTGAAAAGTATTTTCCCAGTATTAACCATGCTATATTAAAAAGTATTATACGTCGGCGGATCTCCTGCGTCGATACTCTTTGGTTGATAGATGGGATTATTGATAGTAGCAGCGATGATGGTAACGCCAGAAAACGTGGTTTACCCATAGGAAATCTTACAAGCCAGCTGTGGGCTAATGTTTACCTGGATATTTTGGATCACTTTGTAAAAGAAGTGTTACGCGAGCGTTACTATATCCGTTACATGGACGATTTCATAATATTGGGTGCCAGTAAGAGTCACTTATGGGAAGTAAAGTATGAGATAGAGCGTTTTTTGGATGAATATTTAAGTTTAAGATTGAACGGTAAGACCGGGATAGCTCCTATTGAACAAAGCATTGATTTCTTGGGTTATCGAATATGGCCTACCCATAGGCGCTTGAGGAAAAGTAGTAAAAAGCGCATGAAAAGGAAATTGAAAGCATTTCAGCGTAAGTATAAAAACAATGAAATGGAATTTGATCAAATTAATGCCTGCATACAAAGCTGGCTTGGCCATGCGAGGCATTGCAACTCTTATAGTCTGCGCAAGAAGCTTTTAAATAACACTATTTTTACTAAAAAATAA
- a CDS encoding N-acetylmuramoyl-L-alanine amidase yields the protein MPEFEIEFVGTPNHTKGRRGSVPIAIVNHITGGNYPGCLSWMQNPAAQASAHYLVTRSGKILQLVKDEDAAWHAGRVNKANWPLYKGSNPNRYTLGIEHEGFNGDLTEVQYRATVWLQKKLIQKWDIPVGEDYIIGHYRIDSVDRPYCPGPKFPWDELFKDLKEGLILDKLAEWERKMGEDAVNALSQKGLLSNPQKWLQELGGVPQNWLFFVMMDRLASYMGGKEVK from the coding sequence ATGCCAGAGTTTGAAATTGAATTTGTTGGTACACCGAATCATACTAAAGGCCGAAGAGGCTCTGTTCCTATCGCAATAGTAAACCATATCACAGGCGGTAATTACCCCGGGTGCCTATCGTGGATGCAAAATCCAGCGGCACAGGCTAGCGCCCATTACCTTGTTACAAGGTCTGGTAAAATACTGCAACTTGTTAAGGATGAAGATGCCGCTTGGCATGCGGGTAGGGTTAATAAGGCAAATTGGCCACTATATAAAGGCTCAAATCCCAATCGTTACACTTTGGGGATCGAGCATGAAGGCTTTAATGGTGATTTAACTGAGGTGCAGTACCGGGCAACAGTATGGCTGCAAAAGAAACTTATACAAAAATGGGACATACCTGTGGGTGAAGACTATATAATAGGTCACTACAGGATTGATAGTGTAGATCGTCCCTATTGTCCGGGGCCTAAGTTCCCCTGGGACGAACTATTTAAAGATTTAAAGGAGGGGTTAATATTGGATAAGTTGGCTGAGTGGGAACGTAAAATGGGTGAAGATGCGGTGAATGCACTAAGTCAAAAGGGCCTACTGAGTAATCCTCAAAAGTGGTTGCAGGAGCTAGGTGGCGTGCCGCAGAACTGGCTGTTTTTCGTAATGATGGATCGGCTAGCTAGTTATATGGGTGGAAAGGAAGTGAAATAA
- a CDS encoding MFS transporter: MSKKLSILSISLITVMAGATIAPALGGISSAFPDASQTLVKLINTLHALWVIPFTFVSSWLTTRYSKKSVLTAGLLLYLIGGAGGALATDIWFLLATRTLLGIAVGLIMPISTSLVPDFYDGDERTDMMGKVSASNQLGGMISIITAGILAAISWRYAFGVYGLALLVLILVWLYLPKQPAPGKKQRAERTKLPKQIYGLALGMFTVFIFFYTIPTNMSIYLQENDIANTTISGFIIALSSLGGMSGGMMLTKFKHLLGYYLVPVQILLIGAGFSFIAFTSHAVTVSMGVFTLGLGAGTLIPTIYNKISNVAEKRQMMTAMAITQTFMYFGQFMSPIILDFAAGLVGQATAQLIYSLSAYLTLTVAILLFIFITIKFRPFLARPAEKEGQRDAE; the protein is encoded by the coding sequence ATGTCAAAAAAACTATCAATATTATCTATCTCTTTAATTACCGTGATGGCTGGTGCGACTATCGCACCAGCTCTAGGAGGCATATCCTCTGCATTTCCCGATGCAAGCCAGACGCTCGTCAAACTGATCAATACGCTGCACGCCCTCTGGGTTATTCCGTTTACATTTGTCTCCAGCTGGCTGACAACTCGGTATTCAAAAAAATCCGTTCTCACAGCTGGCTTGCTGCTTTACCTTATCGGTGGTGCTGGTGGTGCACTGGCAACTGATATCTGGTTCCTTCTCGCCACCCGCACACTACTTGGAATAGCTGTTGGATTAATTATGCCTATTTCCACGAGTCTCGTACCTGATTTTTACGATGGGGATGAGCGGACGGATATGATGGGAAAAGTGTCCGCGTCCAACCAACTCGGTGGAATGATTTCGATAATAACTGCCGGAATTTTAGCAGCCATAAGCTGGCGTTACGCATTTGGTGTATACGGACTGGCTCTGCTCGTTCTCATCCTTGTCTGGTTATACTTACCGAAACAGCCTGCACCAGGTAAAAAGCAGCGGGCTGAACGCACCAAATTACCCAAACAGATTTACGGGTTAGCTCTCGGGATGTTTACAGTTTTTATCTTTTTCTACACAATACCGACAAACATGTCAATCTATCTTCAGGAAAACGATATCGCCAATACCACTATTTCCGGATTTATTATTGCCTTGTCCAGTTTAGGGGGAATGTCCGGGGGGATGATGCTTACAAAATTCAAACACCTGTTAGGCTATTATCTCGTCCCGGTACAAATTTTGCTGATAGGAGCCGGATTTTCGTTCATTGCCTTCACTTCCCATGCCGTTACCGTATCTATGGGGGTGTTTACCCTGGGACTCGGTGCCGGCACGCTCATTCCGACAATCTATAATAAAATTTCTAATGTCGCTGAAAAAAGACAGATGATGACAGCGATGGCGATTACGCAAACCTTTATGTATTTCGGCCAGTTCATGTCACCGATCATCCTGGATTTTGCCGCTGGATTAGTCGGCCAGGCTACAGCTCAGTTAATCTACTCGCTCTCTGCCTATCTGACATTGACTGTTGCCATCCTGCTATTCATCTTCATAACTATTAAATTCCGACCGTTCCTGGCCCGTCCTGCTGAAAAAGAAGGACAACGCGATGCCGAATAA